One region of Polynucleobacter sp. SHI8 genomic DNA includes:
- the hemL gene encoding glutamate-1-semialdehyde 2,1-aminomutase, which translates to MKTNQSLFERAQITTPGGVNSPVRAFRSVGGTPRFIAKAKGPHIWDVEGKQYIDCIGSWGPMILGHAHPEVVKAVKVAAEHSFSYGAPTEAEILMAEKITQLVPSIEQVRLVSSGTEATMSALRLARGFTGRDLIIKFEGCYHGHADSLLVKAGSGLLTFADQTLDLATNAPSSGGVPQDLVKHTLVLPFNDLEALQNAFKQFGPQVAALIVEPIAGNMNLVQMTPEFIQAMRELTQQYGSVLIYDEVMTGFRVALGGAQSLHGITPDLTCLGKVMGGGMPMAAFGGRKDIMQKLAPIGNVYQAGTLSGNPLAVAAGLTTLNLVSVPGFYDTLSAQIGSLLTGMEQLAKEAGHDFATDHVGGMFGIYFAKNKPKSLDDITKSDVEKFKRFFHAMLDEGVYLAPSAYEAGFLSIQHDASIIETMLAATKKAFAKI; encoded by the coding sequence ATGAAGACAAATCAATCCCTATTTGAACGTGCCCAAATAACGACCCCAGGTGGCGTTAATTCTCCTGTTCGAGCATTTCGATCCGTAGGTGGAACTCCAAGATTTATCGCCAAGGCGAAGGGGCCTCATATATGGGATGTAGAGGGCAAACAATACATTGACTGCATCGGATCTTGGGGACCGATGATTTTAGGGCATGCCCATCCTGAAGTTGTCAAAGCTGTGAAAGTTGCTGCTGAGCATAGTTTTAGTTATGGCGCGCCTACCGAAGCAGAAATACTCATGGCAGAAAAGATTACGCAGTTAGTGCCGAGCATTGAACAAGTGCGATTGGTATCGAGTGGTACTGAGGCGACCATGAGTGCACTTCGGTTAGCCAGAGGATTTACAGGGCGAGATCTCATCATTAAATTTGAAGGTTGTTATCATGGTCATGCAGATAGTCTATTGGTTAAAGCGGGTTCAGGCTTACTGACCTTTGCGGACCAAACCTTGGATTTAGCAACCAATGCGCCTTCATCCGGAGGTGTTCCCCAAGACTTAGTTAAACACACACTCGTACTCCCATTCAATGATCTTGAAGCACTACAAAATGCCTTCAAACAGTTTGGACCACAAGTAGCCGCTCTCATTGTGGAGCCGATTGCCGGCAATATGAACTTGGTACAAATGACCCCTGAGTTCATTCAAGCGATGAGAGAGCTCACTCAACAATATGGCTCAGTACTGATTTATGATGAAGTGATGACTGGCTTTCGGGTGGCACTCGGCGGCGCACAAAGTCTGCATGGAATCACACCTGACCTCACTTGTTTAGGTAAAGTCATGGGCGGTGGTATGCCGATGGCAGCCTTTGGTGGTCGCAAAGATATCATGCAAAAGTTAGCCCCAATTGGTAATGTATATCAAGCAGGAACTTTATCAGGTAATCCGTTAGCAGTCGCTGCAGGACTCACAACCCTCAATTTAGTCAGTGTCCCAGGTTTTTATGACACCCTTTCCGCACAAATTGGCTCACTACTCACAGGTATGGAACAGTTAGCAAAAGAGGCGGGTCATGACTTTGCAACAGATCATGTCGGTGGCATGTTTGGTATTTACTTTGCTAAAAATAAGCCGAAGTCATTAGATGACATTACTAAATCGGATGTGGAGAAATTTAAACGATTTTTTCATGCGATGTTAGATGAAGGTGTGTACCTTGCACCATCAGCTTATGAGGCGGGATTTTTATCGATTCAGCATGACGCCAGCATTATTGAAACCATGCTTGCCGCCACCAAGAAAGCCTTCGCGAAGATTTAA
- a CDS encoding symmetrical bis(5'-nucleosyl)-tetraphosphatase yields the protein MDHIYAIGDIQGCSAQLDALVRELPKGSRIICVGDLVNRGPDSLGTLRRLKAWQERGDCECILGNHDLHLLARDANIRGSKSLDTLDDILRAPDRRELIDWLRNRPLALFDGDNLFVHAGVLPQWSINQTMELADEVQKALRKKNYVSFLENMYGNTPTKWANNLKGADRLRIIINAFTRMRFCSAKGEMDFLIKEGMGSAPKSLFPWFDVPSRKTEDYKVFFGHWSTMGLIQRDNVIGLDTGCVWGGNLTAMSIGPEGKMIQVPGLVRHVAF from the coding sequence ATGGATCATATTTACGCAATTGGTGATATTCAAGGGTGCTCGGCGCAGCTCGATGCTTTGGTGCGAGAACTGCCTAAAGGATCAAGAATTATTTGTGTCGGCGATCTCGTTAATCGTGGTCCAGATTCACTGGGAACCTTGCGTCGTCTGAAGGCATGGCAAGAGCGTGGTGATTGCGAGTGTATTCTGGGTAACCATGATTTGCATCTACTCGCGCGTGATGCAAACATTCGGGGTTCCAAATCTTTAGATACACTCGATGATATTTTGCGCGCACCAGATCGTCGTGAACTCATTGACTGGTTACGTAACCGTCCCTTAGCTTTATTTGATGGGGATAATCTCTTTGTACATGCTGGTGTTTTGCCGCAATGGAGCATCAATCAAACCATGGAACTGGCGGATGAGGTTCAAAAAGCACTGCGTAAAAAAAACTATGTCAGCTTCTTAGAAAACATGTACGGCAATACGCCAACGAAGTGGGCGAATAATCTAAAAGGGGCTGATCGTCTCAGAATCATTATTAATGCTTTTACGCGGATGCGTTTTTGCTCCGCTAAAGGAGAAATGGATTTTTTAATTAAGGAAGGGATGGGCTCTGCCCCTAAAAGCCTCTTTCCTTGGTTTGATGTTCCATCACGAAAAACGGAAGATTACAAAGTATTCTTTGGTCACTGGTCAACAATGGGTCTCATCCAACGCGACAATGTGATTGGTCTAGATACAGGATGTGTGTGGGGTGGTAATCTCACCGCCATGTCCATCGGCCCTGAAGGCAAAATGATTCAGGTGCCAGGACTTGTGAGACACGTTGCGTTTTAA
- a CDS encoding transcriptional regulator codes for MMRDLKPIRNEEEYELALQEASFYFDLEPTPGTKKGDRFEILLMLIESYESKFHKIQAPDPIEAIKFRMEQANLKPKDLTPMIGELNRVYEVLNKKRRLTLPMIRRLHIALGIPAESLIM; via the coding sequence ATAATGCGTGATTTAAAACCTATACGAAACGAAGAAGAATATGAGTTAGCCCTTCAAGAGGCCTCGTTTTATTTTGATTTGGAGCCAACACCAGGCACAAAAAAAGGGGATCGTTTCGAAATCCTCTTAATGCTCATTGAATCTTATGAATCTAAATTTCATAAGATTCAAGCGCCGGATCCCATTGAGGCCATTAAATTTCGTATGGAACAAGCCAATCTGAAACCGAAAGATCTCACGCCAATGATTGGTGAACTCAACCGAGTATATGAAGTCCTCAATAAAAAAAGGCGTCTAACATTACCAATGATTCGTCGTTTACATATTGCATTAGGAATACCTGCTGAAAGTTTAATTATGTAA
- a CDS encoding transposase, protein MASIKTIRVRIKDKHAKALRKLANEVNFVWNYCNELSLKHAQRTGKFMSGYDLQKYTAGAGKEGLHLNSASVQMVGHEFATRRKQFKKLKLRWRKSKGSHRSLGWIPFRSDCISCKGGQLRFSGLKLNVWDSYGLSDYEFGTGTFSEDSRGRWYFNATVKVETKSNTATKSVGIDLGLKECAVTSDNQRLVGREYRKLEQRLGIAQRANKKLEVKNMHAKIKNRRKDAMHKFSTMLTQEYGAIFVGNVSSKGLIQTKMAKSTLDAGWSSLKTMLEYKSAYAGVVFEEVNEAYTTQTCSCCGSINSNSPKGRAGLRIREWICSDCGSVNDRDLNAARNILALGHERLAVGIPVL, encoded by the coding sequence ATGGCATCTATCAAAACAATCCGAGTTCGCATCAAAGATAAGCACGCAAAAGCACTGCGTAAGCTGGCGAACGAGGTGAATTTTGTTTGGAACTACTGCAACGAGTTGTCATTAAAGCATGCCCAAAGGACAGGTAAATTCATGTCTGGTTATGATTTGCAAAAATATACTGCTGGGGCTGGTAAAGAAGGATTACATCTCAACTCTGCAAGTGTGCAAATGGTTGGTCACGAATTTGCAACTAGACGTAAGCAGTTCAAGAAACTCAAACTACGTTGGAGAAAATCAAAAGGTTCACATCGTTCACTTGGCTGGATACCCTTTCGTAGTGATTGCATTTCCTGCAAAGGTGGTCAATTACGATTTTCTGGTCTCAAGCTCAATGTTTGGGATAGTTATGGGTTATCAGATTACGAGTTTGGCACAGGCACATTTTCTGAGGACTCTCGTGGCCGTTGGTATTTCAACGCCACGGTGAAAGTCGAAACAAAATCAAATACAGCAACAAAATCAGTCGGTATCGACCTTGGGCTCAAAGAATGTGCTGTAACGAGCGATAACCAACGCTTGGTTGGCAGAGAATATCGTAAGCTGGAACAACGATTAGGCATTGCGCAACGAGCGAATAAGAAATTAGAAGTAAAAAATATGCATGCGAAGATTAAAAATCGACGCAAGGATGCGATGCACAAGTTCTCAACCATGCTCACACAAGAATATGGTGCGATCTTTGTTGGGAACGTCAGTAGCAAGGGCCTCATTCAAACCAAGATGGCTAAATCTACGCTGGATGCTGGATGGTCATCACTCAAAACGATGTTGGAATATAAAAGCGCTTACGCTGGCGTGGTTTTTGAGGAAGTGAATGAAGCTTATACAACCCAGACTTGTTCGTGTTGCGGAAGTATCAACAGCAACAGTCCGAAAGGTAGAGCAGGTTTGCGAATAAGAGAGTGGATTTGTTCAGATTGTGGTTCGGTCAATGACCGCGACCTCAATGCTGCCAGAAACATTCTCGCGCTCGGACATGAGCGTCTAGCAGTAGGAATCCCCGTCCTTTAG
- a CDS encoding deoxyribodipyrimidine photo-lyase, translated as MKLGLVWLRRDLRLFDSQAIFQALKACDQVFLCFVYDTTILTPLLDKGFTHDRRVDFIWQSVQELHSELLKMNPSAGMIQLHGDPQVLIPELAKTLQVSEVYTNHDYEPVAQVRDHTVAASLQKLGIEFSSYKDQVIFEKHEVLSKEGNVYSVFTPYKNAWLKKLSDADLAPFSCFLDQKSFGQLAPIPAKLLAQVTLSQMGFSPSGIESFIQPGMTGASIAFENFVERMHQYHISRDFPSIKGPSYLSTHLRFGTISIRALVRDAHLQMLAGSMGATIWLSELIWRDFYFMILANHPRLASGASFKPDYDKIVWDKDATAEKHFQAWCSGKTGYPIVDAAMRQLNSTGYMHNRLRMVAACFLIKDLGIDWRRGEAYFADTLNDFDFSANNGGWQWAASSGCDAQPYFRIFNPITQSQKFDTEGKFIRRYCPELSALSNKSIHAPWQAGAIELEAANIRLGSDYPLPIVDHGEARLATLLRYGVVKSSPVKET; from the coding sequence ATGAAACTTGGTTTAGTTTGGCTACGTCGTGATTTACGTCTGTTCGACTCACAAGCAATCTTTCAGGCACTTAAAGCTTGTGATCAGGTATTTCTATGTTTTGTTTACGATACGACTATTTTGACGCCCCTTCTCGATAAGGGATTTACACATGATCGTCGAGTCGACTTTATCTGGCAGTCTGTGCAAGAGCTTCACTCAGAGCTATTGAAAATGAATCCCAGTGCTGGGATGATTCAGCTTCATGGCGACCCTCAAGTCCTTATTCCAGAGCTTGCCAAAACATTACAAGTGAGTGAGGTTTATACCAACCATGACTATGAACCCGTCGCTCAGGTTCGAGATCATACTGTCGCAGCTTCTCTGCAAAAATTGGGTATTGAATTTTCCTCTTATAAAGATCAAGTCATCTTTGAAAAACATGAGGTACTTTCTAAAGAGGGTAATGTCTATTCAGTTTTTACCCCCTACAAGAATGCTTGGCTCAAAAAACTCAGTGACGCTGATCTTGCGCCTTTTTCCTGTTTTTTAGATCAAAAATCTTTTGGGCAATTAGCCCCTATTCCCGCAAAGCTCTTAGCGCAAGTGACTCTCTCGCAAATGGGCTTTAGTCCTTCTGGTATTGAATCCTTTATTCAACCGGGTATGACTGGAGCATCTATCGCTTTTGAAAACTTCGTCGAACGGATGCATCAATATCACATCAGCCGCGACTTCCCATCTATCAAAGGCCCCAGTTATCTCTCAACCCATCTTCGCTTTGGCACGATCTCGATTCGGGCATTAGTCAGAGACGCTCATCTGCAAATGCTAGCGGGAAGTATGGGGGCAACGATTTGGTTATCTGAACTCATTTGGCGGGATTTTTATTTTATGATTTTGGCTAACCACCCAAGACTTGCGAGTGGCGCTTCATTTAAACCGGATTATGACAAGATTGTCTGGGATAAAGATGCTACGGCTGAAAAACACTTTCAGGCATGGTGCTCCGGTAAGACGGGTTACCCAATTGTCGATGCAGCTATGCGCCAACTGAACTCTACGGGTTATATGCATAATCGCTTACGGATGGTTGCTGCTTGTTTTTTGATTAAAGATTTGGGTATTGACTGGCGCAGGGGTGAGGCCTATTTTGCCGATACGCTCAATGACTTTGATTTTTCTGCGAATAATGGTGGCTGGCAATGGGCAGCTTCGAGTGGTTGTGATGCTCAGCCATATTTCCGGATTTTTAATCCGATTACTCAATCGCAAAAATTTGATACTGAAGGTAAATTTATTAGACGCTATTGCCCTGAGTTATCCGCCTTATCAAATAAGTCGATTCATGCACCATGGCAAGCCGGAGCAATTGAACTGGAAGCTGCGAATATTCGCTTAGGAAGTGATTATCCACTTCCTATTGTTGATCATGGAGAAGCAAGACTTGCGACATTGCTACGTTACGGTGTCGTTAAATCGTCCCCTGTTAAAGAAACTTAA
- a CDS encoding YqgE/AlgH family protein, whose amino-acid sequence MDFFTEDVSHLANQLLIAMPGMLDDQFAGTVVYICEHNSQGAMGLVVNRPTNIDLKDLFDRIELKLETAPLENQPVYLGGPVQTERGFVLHPQADDIRYSSSLTVPGGLAMTTSKDVLEAVSTGNGPDKFLMTLGYAGWSAGQLEDEISKNGWLNVSTHIEEIKSIVFDTPYADRYQRVMSLMGIDPSHLSGDVGHA is encoded by the coding sequence ATGGATTTTTTTACAGAAGATGTTTCTCATTTAGCGAATCAGTTATTGATCGCCATGCCCGGCATGTTGGATGACCAATTTGCTGGAACGGTTGTCTATATCTGTGAGCACAATAGTCAAGGCGCAATGGGTCTGGTCGTCAATCGTCCCACCAATATTGATTTAAAAGACTTATTCGACAGAATCGAGCTCAAGCTTGAGACTGCTCCTTTAGAAAATCAACCTGTGTATTTAGGTGGTCCAGTTCAAACTGAGCGTGGTTTTGTTTTGCATCCCCAAGCAGATGATATTCGTTATAGCTCTTCATTAACCGTGCCAGGTGGTTTGGCAATGACAACCTCTAAAGATGTTCTAGAGGCAGTTTCAACCGGCAATGGACCAGATAAATTTTTAATGACCCTTGGGTATGCAGGTTGGTCAGCTGGTCAGCTTGAGGATGAGATCTCGAAAAACGGCTGGTTAAACGTATCGACCCACATTGAGGAGATTAAGAGTATTGTTTTTGATACACCCTATGCAGATCGATATCAACGTGTCATGAGCTTGATGGGTATTGATCCAAGTCACCTCAGCGGTGATGTCGGGCACGCTTAA